In the genome of Streptomyces sp. SAI-127, the window ACCTTCGCCGACCGTGACTCGGGCGGCCGCGGCGCCCAGACCTTCGATCTGCGGACGACCGTGCACGCGGTCACCGCCGTCGAGTCGGCGCTTCTGGATCTGCTCGGACAGCACCTCGACGTCCCGGTCGCGGCGCTGCTCGGCGACGGACGGCAGCGCGATGCCGTACGGGTCCTGGGCTACCTCTTCTACGTCGGCGACCCGGACCGCACCGACCTCGCCTACGTCCGTGAGCCCGGCGCGGAAGCGGACTGGTACCGCATCAGGCGCGAGGAGGCACTGACCCCCGAGGCGATCGTCCGCCAGGCCGAGGCCACCTACGACCACTACGGCTTCCGCGACTTCAAGCTCAAGGGCGGTGTCCTGCCGGGCAGCGAGGAGGTCAAGGCCGTACACGCGCTCAAGGAGCGGTTCCCCGAGGCCCGCATCACCCTCGATCCGAACGGCGCCTGGTCCCTGCGCGAGGCGGTCGAACTGTGCCGTCCGCTCGTCGGCACGCTCGCCTATGCCGAGGATCCGTGCGGTGCGGAAGGCGGCTACTCGGGCCGGGAGATCCTCGCCGAGTTCCGCCGGGCCACCGGACTGCCCACCGCGACCAACATGATCGCCACGGACTGGCGGCAGCTGACCCACGCCCTGGCCCTGCAGTCGGTGTCCATCCCGCTCGCCGACCCGCACTTCTGGACCATGCAGGGCTCGGTCCGGGTCGCCCAGCTGTGCCATGCCATGGGGCTGACCTGGGGCTGCCACTCCAACAACCACTTCGACATCTCGCTCGCGATGATGGCGCACTGCGGTGCCGCCGCCCCGGGCGAGTACAACGCCCTCGACACCCACTGGATCTGGCAGGAAGGCCTGGAACGGCTCACCGTCGAGCCGCCGCGGATCACCGGCGGCGAGGTCGCCGTCCCGGACACGCCCGGCCTCGGGGTCCGGCTGGACCGCGACCGGCTCCGGGCCGCTCAGGAACTGCACGAGGAGGTGGCCTCGGCGGGCCGTGACGACGCCGCCGGGATGCAGTACCTGATCAAGGGCTGGGCCTTCGACGCGAAGCGTCCGTGCCTGGTGCGCTGAGTTCCGCATGCGCTGACCGCCGCGTGTGCCGAGTTCCGCGTGTGCCGAACTCGTTGACATGGTCAAGACAGCTCATTAGCATCCGTGAAGCCTTGGAAAGCGCTTTCCAGTTCATGCCTCGACTTCCCCCCACGGGATCCGCCCCCCCACAGGATCCACCCCCACAAGAGGACCCCCACATGAACCCACGGAAGATCGCAGTGGCGGCAGCGCTCGCCGCCCTGCTCCTGGCCGGCCCCGGTATCGCCCAGGCCGCTCCGCCCGCCGCGCCCCCACCCCAGGAACAGGTCGCGGCGGCCACCATCACCTGGACCCTGGAGCGGGCCAGCAACCCCACCGCGGACCAGCAGGCGGCGTACACCCTCATCACCTCGGCGATGAACGCCGCGGTGGCCCGCTACAACAACCTCAGCGACCTGGGGAAGTCCATCACCGTCCGCTACGACACGAGCGTGCCCACCGCGGACGGCAACCTCAACGGGACCATCCGCTTCGGCGGCAACCGCAGTTACATGACCGAGCGGACCGCTCTGCACGAGATCGCCCACACCATCGGCGTGGGCACGAGCTCGGGCTGGTCCTCCCTC includes:
- a CDS encoding enolase C-terminal domain-like protein; translation: MSQPVVTKFSVHPVAGRDSMLLNLSGAHAPYFTRNVVVLEDSEGRTGLGEVPGGDGITRTLRDAERLVVGARVGDYKRVLRTIHDTFADRDSGGRGAQTFDLRTTVHAVTAVESALLDLLGQHLDVPVAALLGDGRQRDAVRVLGYLFYVGDPDRTDLAYVREPGAEADWYRIRREEALTPEAIVRQAEATYDHYGFRDFKLKGGVLPGSEEVKAVHALKERFPEARITLDPNGAWSLREAVELCRPLVGTLAYAEDPCGAEGGYSGREILAEFRRATGLPTATNMIATDWRQLTHALALQSVSIPLADPHFWTMQGSVRVAQLCHAMGLTWGCHSNNHFDISLAMMAHCGAAAPGEYNALDTHWIWQEGLERLTVEPPRITGGEVAVPDTPGLGVRLDRDRLRAAQELHEEVASAGRDDAAGMQYLIKGWAFDAKRPCLVR